The following proteins are encoded in a genomic region of Oncorhynchus kisutch isolate 150728-3 linkage group LG4, Okis_V2, whole genome shotgun sequence:
- the LOC109889364 gene encoding tropomyosin alpha-1 chain-like isoform X9 — MDAIKKKMQMLKLDKENALDRAEGAEGDKKAAEDKSKQLEDEISELEKKLRITEDERDKVLDEFQAAEEKLLSAEEVATKAEADVASLNRRIQLVEEELDRAQERLTTALTKLEEAEKAADESERGMKVIENRASKDEEKMELQEIQLKEAKHIAEEADRKYEEVARKLVIIESDLERTEERAELSEGKCSELEEELKTVTNNLKSLEAQSEKYSHKEDKYEEEMKVLTDKLKEAETRAEFAERSVTKLEKTIDDLEDHLYQQLEKNRLLSNELRVALNED; from the exons ATGGATGCCATCAAGAAGAAGATGCAGATGCTTAAGCTCGACAAGGAGAATGCTTTGGACAGAGCTGAGGGAGCCGAGGGAGACAAGAAGGCAGCAGAGGACAAGAGCAAACAG TTAGAGGATGAAATAAGTGAGTTGGAAAAGAAATTGCGGATCACCGAAGATGAGAGAGATAAAGTGCTTGATGAATTCCAAGCCGCCGAGGAAAAATTGCTGAGCGCGGAGGAGGTGGCCACCAAG GCTGAGGCCGATGTCGCTTCCCTTAACAGACGTATCCAGCTAGTTGAGGAGGAGTTGGATCGTGCTCAGGAGCGTCTGACAACTGCCCTGACCAAGCTGGAGGAGGCTGAGAAGGCAGCTGATGAGTCTGAGAG AGGCATGAAGGTCATTGAGAACAGAGCCTCCAAGGATGAGGAGAAGATGGAGCTGCAGGAGATCCAGCTGAAGGAGGCCAAGCACATCGCCGAGGAGGCTGACCGCAAATACGAGGAG GTTGCCCGTAAGCTGGTCATCATTGAGAGTGATCTGGAGCGTACAGAGGAGCGCGCTGAACTTTCAGAAGG CAAATGTTCTGAGCTTGAAGAAGAGTTGAAAACTGTGACCAACAACCTGAAGTCACTGGAGGCCCAGTCTGAGAAG TACTCACATAAGGAGGACAAgtatgaggaggagatgaaggtCCTCACCGACAAGCTGAAGGAG GCTGAGACACGTGCTGAGTTCGCTGAGAGATCAGTAACCAAGCTTGAGAAGACCATTGACGACTTGGAAG ATCACCTCTACCAGCAACTTGAGAAAAACCGCCTTCTCTCTAACGAACTAAGAGTGGCCTTGAATGAGGACTAA
- the LOC109889364 gene encoding tropomyosin alpha-1 chain-like isoform X6, producing the protein MDAIKKKMQMLKLDKENALDRAEGAEGDKKAAEDKSKQLEDDVVALQKKLKGTEDELDKYSESLKDAQEKLELAEKKATDAEADVASLNRRIQLVEEELDRAQERLTTALTKLEEAEKAADESERGMKVIENRASKDEEKMELQEIQLKEAKHIAEEADRKYEEVARKLVIIESDLERTEERAELSEGRIRRSEDELRVLEQSLKSLTASEAKYSHKEDKYEEEMKVLTDKLKEAETRAEFAERSVTKLEKTIDDLEEKLAHAKEENLDMHQMLDQTLMELNNM; encoded by the exons ATGGATGCCATCAAGAAGAAGATGCAGATGCTTAAGCTCGACAAGGAGAATGCTTTGGACAGAGCTGAGGGAGCCGAGGGAGACAAGAAGGCAGCAGAGGACAAGAGCAAACAG CTCGAGGATGACGTGGTAGCTCTGCAGAAGAAGCTGAAGGGAACAGAGGATGAGTTGGACAAGTACTCTGAGTCTCTTAAGGATGCACAGGAGAAACTTGAGCTGGCTGAGAAGAAAGCCACTGAT GCTGAGGCCGATGTCGCTTCCCTTAACAGACGTATCCAGCTAGTTGAGGAGGAGTTGGATCGTGCTCAGGAGCGTCTGACAACTGCCCTGACCAAGCTGGAGGAGGCTGAGAAGGCAGCTGATGAGTCTGAGAG AGGCATGAAGGTCATTGAGAACAGAGCCTCCAAGGATGAGGAGAAGATGGAGCTGCAGGAGATCCAGCTGAAGGAGGCCAAGCACATCGCCGAGGAGGCTGACCGCAAATACGAGGAG GTTGCCCGTAAGCTGGTCATCATTGAGAGTGATCTGGAGCGTACAGAGGAGCGCGCTGAACTTTCAGAAGG ACGGATTCGAAGATCGGAGGACGAGCTAAGAGTTTTGGAACAAAGCTTAAAATCACTTACAGCTTCTGAAGCAAAG TACTCACATAAGGAGGACAAgtatgaggaggagatgaaggtCCTCACCGACAAGCTGAAGGAG GCTGAGACACGTGCTGAGTTCGCTGAGAGATCAGTAACCAAGCTTGAGAAGACCATTGACGACTTGGAAG AGAAACTGGCACATGCTAAAGAGGAGAACCTTGATATGCACCAGATGCTGGACCAGACTCTAATGGAACTAAATAACATGTGA
- the LOC109889364 gene encoding tropomyosin alpha-1 chain-like isoform X2, translated as MDAIKKKMQMLKLDKENALDRAEGAEGDKKAAEDKSKQLEDDVVALQKKLKGTEDELDKYSESLKDAQEKLELAEKKATDAEADVASLNRRIQLVEEELDRAQERLTTALTKLEEAEKAADESERGMKVIENRASKDEEKMELQEIQLKEAKHIAEEADRKYEEVARKLVIIESDLERTEERAELSEGKCSELEEELKTVTNNLKSLEAQSEKYSHKEDKYEEEMKVLTDKLKEAETRAEFAERSVTKLEKTIDDLEEKLAHAKEENLDMHQMLDQTLMELNNM; from the exons ATGGATGCCATCAAGAAGAAGATGCAGATGCTTAAGCTCGACAAGGAGAATGCTTTGGACAGAGCTGAGGGAGCCGAGGGAGACAAGAAGGCAGCAGAGGACAAGAGCAAACAG CTCGAGGATGACGTGGTAGCTCTGCAGAAGAAGCTGAAGGGAACAGAGGATGAGTTGGACAAGTACTCTGAGTCTCTTAAGGATGCACAGGAGAAACTTGAGCTGGCTGAGAAGAAAGCCACTGAT GCTGAGGCCGATGTCGCTTCCCTTAACAGACGTATCCAGCTAGTTGAGGAGGAGTTGGATCGTGCTCAGGAGCGTCTGACAACTGCCCTGACCAAGCTGGAGGAGGCTGAGAAGGCAGCTGATGAGTCTGAGAG AGGCATGAAGGTCATTGAGAACAGAGCCTCCAAGGATGAGGAGAAGATGGAGCTGCAGGAGATCCAGCTGAAGGAGGCCAAGCACATCGCCGAGGAGGCTGACCGCAAATACGAGGAG GTTGCCCGTAAGCTGGTCATCATTGAGAGTGATCTGGAGCGTACAGAGGAGCGCGCTGAACTTTCAGAAGG CAAATGTTCTGAGCTTGAAGAAGAGTTGAAAACTGTGACCAACAACCTGAAGTCACTGGAGGCCCAGTCTGAGAAG TACTCACATAAGGAGGACAAgtatgaggaggagatgaaggtCCTCACCGACAAGCTGAAGGAG GCTGAGACACGTGCTGAGTTCGCTGAGAGATCAGTAACCAAGCTTGAGAAGACCATTGACGACTTGGAAG AGAAACTGGCACATGCTAAAGAGGAGAACCTTGATATGCACCAGATGCTGGACCAGACTCTAATGGAACTAAATAACATGTGA
- the LOC109889364 gene encoding tropomyosin alpha-1 chain-like isoform X5, which produces MDAIKKKMQMLKLDKENALDRAEGAEGDKKAAEDKSKQLEDEISELEKKLRITEDERDKVLDEFQAAEEKLLSAEEVATKAEADVASLNRRIQLVEEELDRAQERLTTALTKLEEAEKAADESERGMKVIENRASKDEEKMELQEIQLKEAKHIAEEADRKYEEVARKLVIIESDLERTEERAELSEGRIRRSEDELRVLEQSLKSLTASEAKYSHKEDKYEEEMKVLTDKLKEAETRAEFAERSVTKLEKTIDDLEEKLAHAKEENLDMHQMLDQTLMELNNM; this is translated from the exons ATGGATGCCATCAAGAAGAAGATGCAGATGCTTAAGCTCGACAAGGAGAATGCTTTGGACAGAGCTGAGGGAGCCGAGGGAGACAAGAAGGCAGCAGAGGACAAGAGCAAACAG TTAGAGGATGAAATAAGTGAGTTGGAAAAGAAATTGCGGATCACCGAAGATGAGAGAGATAAAGTGCTTGATGAATTCCAAGCCGCCGAGGAAAAATTGCTGAGCGCGGAGGAGGTGGCCACCAAG GCTGAGGCCGATGTCGCTTCCCTTAACAGACGTATCCAGCTAGTTGAGGAGGAGTTGGATCGTGCTCAGGAGCGTCTGACAACTGCCCTGACCAAGCTGGAGGAGGCTGAGAAGGCAGCTGATGAGTCTGAGAG AGGCATGAAGGTCATTGAGAACAGAGCCTCCAAGGATGAGGAGAAGATGGAGCTGCAGGAGATCCAGCTGAAGGAGGCCAAGCACATCGCCGAGGAGGCTGACCGCAAATACGAGGAG GTTGCCCGTAAGCTGGTCATCATTGAGAGTGATCTGGAGCGTACAGAGGAGCGCGCTGAACTTTCAGAAGG ACGGATTCGAAGATCGGAGGACGAGCTAAGAGTTTTGGAACAAAGCTTAAAATCACTTACAGCTTCTGAAGCAAAG TACTCACATAAGGAGGACAAgtatgaggaggagatgaaggtCCTCACCGACAAGCTGAAGGAG GCTGAGACACGTGCTGAGTTCGCTGAGAGATCAGTAACCAAGCTTGAGAAGACCATTGACGACTTGGAAG AGAAACTGGCACATGCTAAAGAGGAGAACCTTGATATGCACCAGATGCTGGACCAGACTCTAATGGAACTAAATAACATGTGA
- the LOC109889364 gene encoding tropomyosin alpha-1 chain-like isoform X3, which produces MDAIKKKMQMLKLDKENALDRAEGAEGDKKAAEDKSKQLEDEISELEKKLRITEDERDKVLDEFQAAEEKLLSAEEVATKAEADVASLNRRIQLVEEELDRAQERLTTALTKLEEAEKAADESERGMKVIENRASKDEEKMELQEIQLKEAKHIAEEADRKYEEVARKLVIIESDLERTEERAELSEGKCSELEEELKTVTNNLKSLEAQSEKYSHKEDKYEEEMKVLTDKLKEAETRAEFAERSVTKLEKTIDDLEDELYAQKLKHKAISEELDHALNDMTSM; this is translated from the exons ATGGATGCCATCAAGAAGAAGATGCAGATGCTTAAGCTCGACAAGGAGAATGCTTTGGACAGAGCTGAGGGAGCCGAGGGAGACAAGAAGGCAGCAGAGGACAAGAGCAAACAG TTAGAGGATGAAATAAGTGAGTTGGAAAAGAAATTGCGGATCACCGAAGATGAGAGAGATAAAGTGCTTGATGAATTCCAAGCCGCCGAGGAAAAATTGCTGAGCGCGGAGGAGGTGGCCACCAAG GCTGAGGCCGATGTCGCTTCCCTTAACAGACGTATCCAGCTAGTTGAGGAGGAGTTGGATCGTGCTCAGGAGCGTCTGACAACTGCCCTGACCAAGCTGGAGGAGGCTGAGAAGGCAGCTGATGAGTCTGAGAG AGGCATGAAGGTCATTGAGAACAGAGCCTCCAAGGATGAGGAGAAGATGGAGCTGCAGGAGATCCAGCTGAAGGAGGCCAAGCACATCGCCGAGGAGGCTGACCGCAAATACGAGGAG GTTGCCCGTAAGCTGGTCATCATTGAGAGTGATCTGGAGCGTACAGAGGAGCGCGCTGAACTTTCAGAAGG CAAATGTTCTGAGCTTGAAGAAGAGTTGAAAACTGTGACCAACAACCTGAAGTCACTGGAGGCCCAGTCTGAGAAG TACTCACATAAGGAGGACAAgtatgaggaggagatgaaggtCCTCACCGACAAGCTGAAGGAG GCTGAGACACGTGCTGAGTTCGCTGAGAGATCAGTAACCAAGCTTGAGAAGACCATTGACGACTTGGAAG ATGAGTTGTATGCCCAGAAACTGAAGCACAAGGCCATCAGCGAGGAGCTGGACCACGCCCTCAATGACATGACTTCCATGTAA
- the LOC109889364 gene encoding tropomyosin alpha-1 chain-like isoform X10: MDAIKKKMQMLKLDKENALDRAEGAEGDKKAAEDKSKQLEDDVVALQKKLKGTEDELDKYSESLKDAQEKLELAEKKATDAEADVASLNRRIQLVEEELDRAQERLTTALTKLEEAEKAADESERGMKVIENRASKDEEKMELQEIQLKEAKHIAEEADRKYEEVARKLVIIESDLERTEERAELSEGKCSELEEELKTVTNNLKSLEAQSEKYSHKEDKYEEEMKVLTDKLKEAETRAEFAERSVTKLEKTIDDLEDHLYQQLEKNRLLSNELRVALNED; encoded by the exons ATGGATGCCATCAAGAAGAAGATGCAGATGCTTAAGCTCGACAAGGAGAATGCTTTGGACAGAGCTGAGGGAGCCGAGGGAGACAAGAAGGCAGCAGAGGACAAGAGCAAACAG CTCGAGGATGACGTGGTAGCTCTGCAGAAGAAGCTGAAGGGAACAGAGGATGAGTTGGACAAGTACTCTGAGTCTCTTAAGGATGCACAGGAGAAACTTGAGCTGGCTGAGAAGAAAGCCACTGAT GCTGAGGCCGATGTCGCTTCCCTTAACAGACGTATCCAGCTAGTTGAGGAGGAGTTGGATCGTGCTCAGGAGCGTCTGACAACTGCCCTGACCAAGCTGGAGGAGGCTGAGAAGGCAGCTGATGAGTCTGAGAG AGGCATGAAGGTCATTGAGAACAGAGCCTCCAAGGATGAGGAGAAGATGGAGCTGCAGGAGATCCAGCTGAAGGAGGCCAAGCACATCGCCGAGGAGGCTGACCGCAAATACGAGGAG GTTGCCCGTAAGCTGGTCATCATTGAGAGTGATCTGGAGCGTACAGAGGAGCGCGCTGAACTTTCAGAAGG CAAATGTTCTGAGCTTGAAGAAGAGTTGAAAACTGTGACCAACAACCTGAAGTCACTGGAGGCCCAGTCTGAGAAG TACTCACATAAGGAGGACAAgtatgaggaggagatgaaggtCCTCACCGACAAGCTGAAGGAG GCTGAGACACGTGCTGAGTTCGCTGAGAGATCAGTAACCAAGCTTGAGAAGACCATTGACGACTTGGAAG ATCACCTCTACCAGCAACTTGAGAAAAACCGCCTTCTCTCTAACGAACTAAGAGTGGCCTTGAATGAGGACTAA
- the LOC109889364 gene encoding tropomyosin alpha-1 chain-like isoform X1, whose amino-acid sequence MDAIKKKMQMLKLDKENALDRAEGAEGDKKAAEDKSKQLEDEISELEKKLRITEDERDKVLDEFQAAEEKLLSAEEVATKAEADVASLNRRIQLVEEELDRAQERLTTALTKLEEAEKAADESERGMKVIENRASKDEEKMELQEIQLKEAKHIAEEADRKYEEVARKLVIIESDLERTEERAELSEGKCSELEEELKTVTNNLKSLEAQSEKYSHKEDKYEEEMKVLTDKLKEAETRAEFAERSVTKLEKTIDDLEEKLAHAKEENLDMHQMLDQTLMELNNM is encoded by the exons ATGGATGCCATCAAGAAGAAGATGCAGATGCTTAAGCTCGACAAGGAGAATGCTTTGGACAGAGCTGAGGGAGCCGAGGGAGACAAGAAGGCAGCAGAGGACAAGAGCAAACAG TTAGAGGATGAAATAAGTGAGTTGGAAAAGAAATTGCGGATCACCGAAGATGAGAGAGATAAAGTGCTTGATGAATTCCAAGCCGCCGAGGAAAAATTGCTGAGCGCGGAGGAGGTGGCCACCAAG GCTGAGGCCGATGTCGCTTCCCTTAACAGACGTATCCAGCTAGTTGAGGAGGAGTTGGATCGTGCTCAGGAGCGTCTGACAACTGCCCTGACCAAGCTGGAGGAGGCTGAGAAGGCAGCTGATGAGTCTGAGAG AGGCATGAAGGTCATTGAGAACAGAGCCTCCAAGGATGAGGAGAAGATGGAGCTGCAGGAGATCCAGCTGAAGGAGGCCAAGCACATCGCCGAGGAGGCTGACCGCAAATACGAGGAG GTTGCCCGTAAGCTGGTCATCATTGAGAGTGATCTGGAGCGTACAGAGGAGCGCGCTGAACTTTCAGAAGG CAAATGTTCTGAGCTTGAAGAAGAGTTGAAAACTGTGACCAACAACCTGAAGTCACTGGAGGCCCAGTCTGAGAAG TACTCACATAAGGAGGACAAgtatgaggaggagatgaaggtCCTCACCGACAAGCTGAAGGAG GCTGAGACACGTGCTGAGTTCGCTGAGAGATCAGTAACCAAGCTTGAGAAGACCATTGACGACTTGGAAG AGAAACTGGCACATGCTAAAGAGGAGAACCTTGATATGCACCAGATGCTGGACCAGACTCTAATGGAACTAAATAACATGTGA
- the LOC109889364 gene encoding tropomyosin alpha-1 chain-like isoform X8 has product MDAIKKKMQMLKLDKENALDRAEGAEGDKKAAEDKSKQLEDDVVALQKKLKGTEDELDKYSESLKDAQEKLELAEKKATDAEADVASLNRRIQLVEEELDRAQERLTTALTKLEEAEKAADESERGMKVIENRASKDEEKMELQEIQLKEAKHIAEEADRKYEEVARKLVIIESDLERTEERAELSEGRIRRSEDELRVLEQSLKSLTASEAKYSHKEDKYEEEMKVLTDKLKEAETRAEFAERSVTKLEKTIDDLEDELYAQKLKHKAISEELDHALNDMTSM; this is encoded by the exons ATGGATGCCATCAAGAAGAAGATGCAGATGCTTAAGCTCGACAAGGAGAATGCTTTGGACAGAGCTGAGGGAGCCGAGGGAGACAAGAAGGCAGCAGAGGACAAGAGCAAACAG CTCGAGGATGACGTGGTAGCTCTGCAGAAGAAGCTGAAGGGAACAGAGGATGAGTTGGACAAGTACTCTGAGTCTCTTAAGGATGCACAGGAGAAACTTGAGCTGGCTGAGAAGAAAGCCACTGAT GCTGAGGCCGATGTCGCTTCCCTTAACAGACGTATCCAGCTAGTTGAGGAGGAGTTGGATCGTGCTCAGGAGCGTCTGACAACTGCCCTGACCAAGCTGGAGGAGGCTGAGAAGGCAGCTGATGAGTCTGAGAG AGGCATGAAGGTCATTGAGAACAGAGCCTCCAAGGATGAGGAGAAGATGGAGCTGCAGGAGATCCAGCTGAAGGAGGCCAAGCACATCGCCGAGGAGGCTGACCGCAAATACGAGGAG GTTGCCCGTAAGCTGGTCATCATTGAGAGTGATCTGGAGCGTACAGAGGAGCGCGCTGAACTTTCAGAAGG ACGGATTCGAAGATCGGAGGACGAGCTAAGAGTTTTGGAACAAAGCTTAAAATCACTTACAGCTTCTGAAGCAAAG TACTCACATAAGGAGGACAAgtatgaggaggagatgaaggtCCTCACCGACAAGCTGAAGGAG GCTGAGACACGTGCTGAGTTCGCTGAGAGATCAGTAACCAAGCTTGAGAAGACCATTGACGACTTGGAAG ATGAGTTGTATGCCCAGAAACTGAAGCACAAGGCCATCAGCGAGGAGCTGGACCACGCCCTCAATGACATGACTTCCATGTAA
- the LOC109889364 gene encoding tropomyosin alpha-1 chain-like isoform X4 → MDAIKKKMQMLKLDKENALDRAEGAEGDKKAAEDKSKQLEDDVVALQKKLKGTEDELDKYSESLKDAQEKLELAEKKATDAEADVASLNRRIQLVEEELDRAQERLTTALTKLEEAEKAADESERGMKVIENRASKDEEKMELQEIQLKEAKHIAEEADRKYEEVARKLVIIESDLERTEERAELSEGKCSELEEELKTVTNNLKSLEAQSEKYSHKEDKYEEEMKVLTDKLKEAETRAEFAERSVTKLEKTIDDLEDELYAQKLKHKAISEELDHALNDMTSM, encoded by the exons ATGGATGCCATCAAGAAGAAGATGCAGATGCTTAAGCTCGACAAGGAGAATGCTTTGGACAGAGCTGAGGGAGCCGAGGGAGACAAGAAGGCAGCAGAGGACAAGAGCAAACAG CTCGAGGATGACGTGGTAGCTCTGCAGAAGAAGCTGAAGGGAACAGAGGATGAGTTGGACAAGTACTCTGAGTCTCTTAAGGATGCACAGGAGAAACTTGAGCTGGCTGAGAAGAAAGCCACTGAT GCTGAGGCCGATGTCGCTTCCCTTAACAGACGTATCCAGCTAGTTGAGGAGGAGTTGGATCGTGCTCAGGAGCGTCTGACAACTGCCCTGACCAAGCTGGAGGAGGCTGAGAAGGCAGCTGATGAGTCTGAGAG AGGCATGAAGGTCATTGAGAACAGAGCCTCCAAGGATGAGGAGAAGATGGAGCTGCAGGAGATCCAGCTGAAGGAGGCCAAGCACATCGCCGAGGAGGCTGACCGCAAATACGAGGAG GTTGCCCGTAAGCTGGTCATCATTGAGAGTGATCTGGAGCGTACAGAGGAGCGCGCTGAACTTTCAGAAGG CAAATGTTCTGAGCTTGAAGAAGAGTTGAAAACTGTGACCAACAACCTGAAGTCACTGGAGGCCCAGTCTGAGAAG TACTCACATAAGGAGGACAAgtatgaggaggagatgaaggtCCTCACCGACAAGCTGAAGGAG GCTGAGACACGTGCTGAGTTCGCTGAGAGATCAGTAACCAAGCTTGAGAAGACCATTGACGACTTGGAAG ATGAGTTGTATGCCCAGAAACTGAAGCACAAGGCCATCAGCGAGGAGCTGGACCACGCCCTCAATGACATGACTTCCATGTAA
- the LOC109889364 gene encoding tropomyosin alpha-1 chain-like isoform X18, whose protein sequence is MDAIKKKMQMLKLDKENALDRAEGAEGDKKAAEDKSKQLEDEISELEKKLRITEDERDKVLDEFQAAEEKLLSAEEVATKLEDDVVALQKKLKGTEDELDKYSESLKDAQEKLELAEKKATDAEADVASLNRRIQLVEEELDRAQERLTTALTKLEEAEKAADESERGMKVIENRASKDEEKMELQEIQLKEAKHIAEEADRKYEEVARKLVIIESDLERTEERAELSEGKCSELEEELKTVTNNLKSLEAQSEKYSHKEDKYEEEMKVLTDKLKEAETRAEFAERSVTKLEKTIDDLEEKLAHAKEENLDMHQMLDQTLMELNNM, encoded by the exons ATGGATGCCATCAAGAAGAAGATGCAGATGCTTAAGCTCGACAAGGAGAATGCTTTGGACAGAGCTGAGGGAGCCGAGGGAGACAAGAAGGCAGCAGAGGACAAGAGCAAACAG TTAGAGGATGAAATAAGTGAGTTGGAAAAGAAATTGCGGATCACCGAAGATGAGAGAGATAAAGTGCTTGATGAATTCCAAGCCGCCGAGGAAAAATTGCTGAGCGCGGAGGAGGTGGCCACCAAG CTCGAGGATGACGTGGTAGCTCTGCAGAAGAAGCTGAAGGGAACAGAGGATGAGTTGGACAAGTACTCTGAGTCTCTTAAGGATGCACAGGAGAAACTTGAGCTGGCTGAGAAGAAAGCCACTGAT GCTGAGGCCGATGTCGCTTCCCTTAACAGACGTATCCAGCTAGTTGAGGAGGAGTTGGATCGTGCTCAGGAGCGTCTGACAACTGCCCTGACCAAGCTGGAGGAGGCTGAGAAGGCAGCTGATGAGTCTGAGAG AGGCATGAAGGTCATTGAGAACAGAGCCTCCAAGGATGAGGAGAAGATGGAGCTGCAGGAGATCCAGCTGAAGGAGGCCAAGCACATCGCCGAGGAGGCTGACCGCAAATACGAGGAG GTTGCCCGTAAGCTGGTCATCATTGAGAGTGATCTGGAGCGTACAGAGGAGCGCGCTGAACTTTCAGAAGG CAAATGTTCTGAGCTTGAAGAAGAGTTGAAAACTGTGACCAACAACCTGAAGTCACTGGAGGCCCAGTCTGAGAAG TACTCACATAAGGAGGACAAgtatgaggaggagatgaaggtCCTCACCGACAAGCTGAAGGAG GCTGAGACACGTGCTGAGTTCGCTGAGAGATCAGTAACCAAGCTTGAGAAGACCATTGACGACTTGGAAG AGAAACTGGCACATGCTAAAGAGGAGAACCTTGATATGCACCAGATGCTGGACCAGACTCTAATGGAACTAAATAACATGTGA
- the LOC109889364 gene encoding tropomyosin alpha-1 chain-like isoform X11, which produces MDAIKKKMQMLKLDKENALDRAEGAEGDKKAAEDKSKQLEDEISELEKKLRITEDERDKVLDEFQAAEEKLLSAEEVATKAEADVASLNRRIQLVEEELDRAQERLTTALTKLEEAEKAADESERGMKVIENRASKDEEKMELQEIQLKEAKHIAEEADRKYEEVARKLVIIESDLERTEERAELSEGRIRRSEDELRVLEQSLKSLTASEAKYSHKEDKYEEEMKVLTDKLKEAETRAEFAERSVTKLEKTIDDLEDHLYQQLEKNRLLSNELRVALNED; this is translated from the exons ATGGATGCCATCAAGAAGAAGATGCAGATGCTTAAGCTCGACAAGGAGAATGCTTTGGACAGAGCTGAGGGAGCCGAGGGAGACAAGAAGGCAGCAGAGGACAAGAGCAAACAG TTAGAGGATGAAATAAGTGAGTTGGAAAAGAAATTGCGGATCACCGAAGATGAGAGAGATAAAGTGCTTGATGAATTCCAAGCCGCCGAGGAAAAATTGCTGAGCGCGGAGGAGGTGGCCACCAAG GCTGAGGCCGATGTCGCTTCCCTTAACAGACGTATCCAGCTAGTTGAGGAGGAGTTGGATCGTGCTCAGGAGCGTCTGACAACTGCCCTGACCAAGCTGGAGGAGGCTGAGAAGGCAGCTGATGAGTCTGAGAG AGGCATGAAGGTCATTGAGAACAGAGCCTCCAAGGATGAGGAGAAGATGGAGCTGCAGGAGATCCAGCTGAAGGAGGCCAAGCACATCGCCGAGGAGGCTGACCGCAAATACGAGGAG GTTGCCCGTAAGCTGGTCATCATTGAGAGTGATCTGGAGCGTACAGAGGAGCGCGCTGAACTTTCAGAAGG ACGGATTCGAAGATCGGAGGACGAGCTAAGAGTTTTGGAACAAAGCTTAAAATCACTTACAGCTTCTGAAGCAAAG TACTCACATAAGGAGGACAAgtatgaggaggagatgaaggtCCTCACCGACAAGCTGAAGGAG GCTGAGACACGTGCTGAGTTCGCTGAGAGATCAGTAACCAAGCTTGAGAAGACCATTGACGACTTGGAAG ATCACCTCTACCAGCAACTTGAGAAAAACCGCCTTCTCTCTAACGAACTAAGAGTGGCCTTGAATGAGGACTAA